Proteins from a single region of Gasterosteus aculeatus chromosome 20, fGasAcu3.hap1.1, whole genome shotgun sequence:
- the epn1a gene encoding epsin-1 isoform X6 produces MSTSSLRRQVKNMVHNYSEAEIKVREATSNDPWGPSSSLMSEIADLTYNVVAFSEIMSMVWKRLNDHGKNWRHVYKAMTLMEYLIKTGSERVAQQCRENIYAVQTLKDFQFIDRDGKDQGVNVREKAKQLVTLLKDEERLREERIHALKTKEKMAQTSSASSAPSAPSLGGSLSAGSHSGGADPEQAWPQSTGEEDLQLQLALAMSKEEAEQEERLRRGDDLRLQMALEESRREKSKPEEGALMELSAADPWGAPAAATAGSSAGPSPPSTLPAPTTSGPWGPAPADPWGVASPTSPTSSDPWGGGAPPPAIAPPPDPWGETSNRVNNVDPWGSTAVTPPSADPWGPSVPPSTSSSGGPVDPWARDGPVLVSDPVTSDIWSGTAKHTNGTGDPERRGSPATGCNSTGSPVPFDLSSLGSSLPIRKTPESFLGPNAALVDLDSLLSSKPKPKQPPPPSISSSSAHNPFLQNTGSSPAPGMAVTPGSTISSRGVSPIPASSNPFGVAPSMTSISPQPSSLGLSGLRSSPVPPNPMLGMVHPGMGLGQMSVGMGAPGMGLGMMQASPMGMPYSGLSPMAPPGSSLLAAAPPQLILGGPTGTGGAMGAGGSLGGGGTTGASTNPFLL; encoded by the exons ATGTCGACCTCATCGCTACGGCGACAAGTAAAGAACATGGTCCACAACTACTCAGAGGCTGAAATCAAG GTCAGAGAGGCGACCTCCAACGACCCATGGGGCCCCAGCAGCTCTCTGATGTCAGAGATTGCTGATCTGACATACAATGTTGTGGCCTTCTCGGAAATCATGAGCATGGTGTGGAAACGCCTCAATGACCACGGCAAGAACTGGAGACACGTGTACAAG GCTATGACTCTCATGGAGTACCTGATCAAGACCGGTTCAGAACGTGTTGCCCAACAGTGCCGAGAGAATATATACGCAGTCCAGACCCTGAAGGATTTTCAATTCATAGACAGGGACGGCAAAGAccag GGGGTCAACGTGCGAGAGAAAGCCAAACAGCTGGTGACGCTGCTGAAAGATGAGGAGAGACTAAGAGAGGAGAGGATCCACGCCCTCAAAACCAAAGAGAAGATGGCACAGACCTCGAGCG cctcctctgctccctcaGCACCCAGCCTGGGGGGCAGCCTGTCAGCGGGCTCCCACTCTGGAGGGGCGGACCCTGAGCAGGCCTGGCCACAGAGCACCGGGGAGGAAGatctgcagctccagctggcCTTGGCCATGAGTAAAGAAGAGGCAGAGCAG GAAGAGCGACTACGTCGAGGTGACGACCTGAGACTGCAGATGGCCCTCGAGGAGAGTCGGAGGGAGAAATCTAAGCCTGAGGAG GGGGCTCTGATGGAGCTGAGTGCCGCGGACCCCTGGGGGGCCCCGGCCGCCGCCACAGCGGGGAGCTCAGCAGGCCCGTCGCCTCCCAGCACACTTCCCGCCCCGACCACCTCGGGTCCGTGGGGCCCCGCCCCTGCCGACCCGTGGGGGGTAGCGTCACCCACATCGCCTACAAGTTCTGACCCCTGGGGTGGGGGAGCTCCCCCACCCGCCATAGCCCCTCCTCCGGACCCCTGGGGAGAGACGTCCAACAGGGTTAACAATGTCGACCCCTGGGGGAGCACAG CTGTGACTCCCCCCAGTGCTGACCCCTGGGGTCCCTCAGTTCCACCCAGCACGTCCTCCTCGGGGGGGCCAGTAGACCCCTGGGCAAGGGACGGGCCTGTCCTTGTCTCTGACCCTGTCACCTCCGACATCTGGAGTGGCACCGCCAAACACACAAATGGCACAG GAGACCCAGAGCGACGAGGGTCCCCAGCCACAGGCTGCAACAGCACAGGCTCCCCGGTGCCCTTTGACCTGTCATCTCTTGGTTCTTCACTTCCTATACGTAAGACTCCTGAGTCCTTCCTCGGCCCCAACGCAGCGCTGGTGGATCTTGATTCCCTGTTGTCGTCTAAACCCAAACCCAAACAACCGCCGCCTCCTTCCATCTCTTCGTCGTCAGCGCACAACCCCTTCCTCCAGAACACAG GCTCATCTCCTGCCCCTGGCATGGCAGTGACTCCGGGCAGCACCATTTCCAGCAGGGGGGTTTCTCCAATACCGGCCTCCTCCAACCCTTTCGGCGTGGCTCCGTCCATGACCTCCATCTCGCCTCAGCCCTCGTCACTTGGCCTGAGCGGCCTGCGCTCCAGTCCCGTACCTCCCAATCCCATGCTGGGCATGGTGCATCCGGGAATGGGCCTGGGGCAAATGAGTGTGGGTATGGGTGCTCCGGGAATGGGCCTGGGCATGATGCAGGCCAGCCCCATGGGCATGCCCTACAGCGGGCTCTCGCCGATGGCCCCCCCGGGCTCATCTCTGTTAGCCGCAGCACCCCCTCAGCTGATTTTGGGTGGGCCCACTGGAACAGGAGGAGCGATGGGAGCAGGAGGCTCgctgggaggtggaggaacGACGGGAGCGAGCACCAACCCGTTTCTCCTCTGA
- the epn1a gene encoding epsin-1 isoform X4, whose product MSTSSLRRQVKNMVHNYSEAEIKVREATSNDPWGPSSSLMSEIADLTYNVVAFSEIMSMVWKRLNDHGKNWRHVYKAMTLMEYLIKTGSERVAQQCRENIYAVQTLKDFQFIDRDGKDQGVNVREKAKQLVTLLKDEERLREERIHALKTKEKMAQTSSASSAPSAPSLGGSLSAGSHSGGADPEQAWPQSTGEEDLQLQLALAMSKEEAEQTVKDPLEDAEFCYAITLSKEAQQKEERLRRGDDLRLQMALEESRREKSKPEEGALMELSAADPWGAPAAATAGSSAGPSPPSTLPAPTTSGPWGPAPADPWGVASPTSPTSSDPWGGGAPPPAIAPPPDPWGETSNRVNNVDPWGSTAVTPPSADPWGPSVPPSTSSSGGPVDPWARDGPVLVSDPVTSDIWSGTAKHTNGTGDPERRGSPATGCNSTGSPVPFDLSSLGSSLPIRKTPESFLGPNAALVDLDSLLSSKPKPKQPPPPSISSSSAHNPFLQNTGSSPAPGMAVTPGSTISSRGVSPIPASSNPFGVAPSMTSISPQPSSLGLSGLRSSPVPPNPMLGMVHPGMGLGQMSVGMGAPGMGLGMMQASPMGMPYSGLSPMAPPGSSLLAAAPPQLILGGPTGTGGAMGAGGSLGGGGTTGASTNPFLL is encoded by the exons ATGTCGACCTCATCGCTACGGCGACAAGTAAAGAACATGGTCCACAACTACTCAGAGGCTGAAATCAAG GTCAGAGAGGCGACCTCCAACGACCCATGGGGCCCCAGCAGCTCTCTGATGTCAGAGATTGCTGATCTGACATACAATGTTGTGGCCTTCTCGGAAATCATGAGCATGGTGTGGAAACGCCTCAATGACCACGGCAAGAACTGGAGACACGTGTACAAG GCTATGACTCTCATGGAGTACCTGATCAAGACCGGTTCAGAACGTGTTGCCCAACAGTGCCGAGAGAATATATACGCAGTCCAGACCCTGAAGGATTTTCAATTCATAGACAGGGACGGCAAAGAccag GGGGTCAACGTGCGAGAGAAAGCCAAACAGCTGGTGACGCTGCTGAAAGATGAGGAGAGACTAAGAGAGGAGAGGATCCACGCCCTCAAAACCAAAGAGAAGATGGCACAGACCTCGAGCG cctcctctgctccctcaGCACCCAGCCTGGGGGGCAGCCTGTCAGCGGGCTCCCACTCTGGAGGGGCGGACCCTGAGCAGGCCTGGCCACAGAGCACCGGGGAGGAAGatctgcagctccagctggcCTTGGCCATGAGTAAAGAAGAGGCAGAGCAG ACTGTCAAGGACCCTCTGGAGGACGCAGAGTTCTGCTATGCAATCACACTCAGCAAAGAGGCACAACAAAAG GAAGAGCGACTACGTCGAGGTGACGACCTGAGACTGCAGATGGCCCTCGAGGAGAGTCGGAGGGAGAAATCTAAGCCTGAGGAG GGGGCTCTGATGGAGCTGAGTGCCGCGGACCCCTGGGGGGCCCCGGCCGCCGCCACAGCGGGGAGCTCAGCAGGCCCGTCGCCTCCCAGCACACTTCCCGCCCCGACCACCTCGGGTCCGTGGGGCCCCGCCCCTGCCGACCCGTGGGGGGTAGCGTCACCCACATCGCCTACAAGTTCTGACCCCTGGGGTGGGGGAGCTCCCCCACCCGCCATAGCCCCTCCTCCGGACCCCTGGGGAGAGACGTCCAACAGGGTTAACAATGTCGACCCCTGGGGGAGCACAG CTGTGACTCCCCCCAGTGCTGACCCCTGGGGTCCCTCAGTTCCACCCAGCACGTCCTCCTCGGGGGGGCCAGTAGACCCCTGGGCAAGGGACGGGCCTGTCCTTGTCTCTGACCCTGTCACCTCCGACATCTGGAGTGGCACCGCCAAACACACAAATGGCACAG GAGACCCAGAGCGACGAGGGTCCCCAGCCACAGGCTGCAACAGCACAGGCTCCCCGGTGCCCTTTGACCTGTCATCTCTTGGTTCTTCACTTCCTATACGTAAGACTCCTGAGTCCTTCCTCGGCCCCAACGCAGCGCTGGTGGATCTTGATTCCCTGTTGTCGTCTAAACCCAAACCCAAACAACCGCCGCCTCCTTCCATCTCTTCGTCGTCAGCGCACAACCCCTTCCTCCAGAACACAG GCTCATCTCCTGCCCCTGGCATGGCAGTGACTCCGGGCAGCACCATTTCCAGCAGGGGGGTTTCTCCAATACCGGCCTCCTCCAACCCTTTCGGCGTGGCTCCGTCCATGACCTCCATCTCGCCTCAGCCCTCGTCACTTGGCCTGAGCGGCCTGCGCTCCAGTCCCGTACCTCCCAATCCCATGCTGGGCATGGTGCATCCGGGAATGGGCCTGGGGCAAATGAGTGTGGGTATGGGTGCTCCGGGAATGGGCCTGGGCATGATGCAGGCCAGCCCCATGGGCATGCCCTACAGCGGGCTCTCGCCGATGGCCCCCCCGGGCTCATCTCTGTTAGCCGCAGCACCCCCTCAGCTGATTTTGGGTGGGCCCACTGGAACAGGAGGAGCGATGGGAGCAGGAGGCTCgctgggaggtggaggaacGACGGGAGCGAGCACCAACCCGTTTCTCCTCTGA
- the epn1a gene encoding epsin-1 isoform X2, whose translation MSTSSLRRQVKNMVHNYSEAEIKVREATSNDPWGPSSSLMSEIADLTYNVVAFSEIMSMVWKRLNDHGKNWRHVYKAMTLMEYLIKTGSERVAQQCRENIYAVQTLKDFQFIDRDGKDQGVNVREKAKQLVTLLKDEERLREERIHALKTKEKMAQTSSASSAPSAPSLGGSLSAGSHSGGADPEQAWPQSTGEEDLQLQLALAMSKEEAEQLQLCSHHVMPDLPQTVKDPLEDAEFCYAITLSKEAQQKEERLRRGDDLRLQMALEESRREKSKPEEGALMELSAADPWGAPAAATAGSSAGPSPPSTLPAPTTSGPWGPAPADPWGVASPTSPTSSDPWGGGAPPPAIAPPPDPWGETSNRVNNVDPWGSTAVTPPSADPWGPSVPPSTSSSGGPVDPWARDGPVLVSDPVTSDIWSGTAKHTNGTGDPERRGSPATGCNSTGSPVPFDLSSLGSSLPIRKTPESFLGPNAALVDLDSLLSSKPKPKQPPPPSISSSSAHNPFLQNTGSSPAPGMAVTPGSTISSRGVSPIPASSNPFGVAPSMTSISPQPSSLGLSGLRSSPVPPNPMLGMVHPGMGLGQMSVGMGAPGMGLGMMQASPMGMPYSGLSPMAPPGSSLLAAAPPQLILGGPTGTGGAMGAGGSLGGGGTTGASTNPFLL comes from the exons ATGTCGACCTCATCGCTACGGCGACAAGTAAAGAACATGGTCCACAACTACTCAGAGGCTGAAATCAAG GTCAGAGAGGCGACCTCCAACGACCCATGGGGCCCCAGCAGCTCTCTGATGTCAGAGATTGCTGATCTGACATACAATGTTGTGGCCTTCTCGGAAATCATGAGCATGGTGTGGAAACGCCTCAATGACCACGGCAAGAACTGGAGACACGTGTACAAG GCTATGACTCTCATGGAGTACCTGATCAAGACCGGTTCAGAACGTGTTGCCCAACAGTGCCGAGAGAATATATACGCAGTCCAGACCCTGAAGGATTTTCAATTCATAGACAGGGACGGCAAAGAccag GGGGTCAACGTGCGAGAGAAAGCCAAACAGCTGGTGACGCTGCTGAAAGATGAGGAGAGACTAAGAGAGGAGAGGATCCACGCCCTCAAAACCAAAGAGAAGATGGCACAGACCTCGAGCG cctcctctgctccctcaGCACCCAGCCTGGGGGGCAGCCTGTCAGCGGGCTCCCACTCTGGAGGGGCGGACCCTGAGCAGGCCTGGCCACAGAGCACCGGGGAGGAAGatctgcagctccagctggcCTTGGCCATGAGTAAAGAAGAGGCAGAGCAG CTCCAGCTTTGCTCTCACCATGTCATGCCTGACCTACCCCAGACTGTCAAGGACCCTCTGGAGGACGCAGAGTTCTGCTATGCAATCACACTCAGCAAAGAGGCACAACAAAAG GAAGAGCGACTACGTCGAGGTGACGACCTGAGACTGCAGATGGCCCTCGAGGAGAGTCGGAGGGAGAAATCTAAGCCTGAGGAG GGGGCTCTGATGGAGCTGAGTGCCGCGGACCCCTGGGGGGCCCCGGCCGCCGCCACAGCGGGGAGCTCAGCAGGCCCGTCGCCTCCCAGCACACTTCCCGCCCCGACCACCTCGGGTCCGTGGGGCCCCGCCCCTGCCGACCCGTGGGGGGTAGCGTCACCCACATCGCCTACAAGTTCTGACCCCTGGGGTGGGGGAGCTCCCCCACCCGCCATAGCCCCTCCTCCGGACCCCTGGGGAGAGACGTCCAACAGGGTTAACAATGTCGACCCCTGGGGGAGCACAG CTGTGACTCCCCCCAGTGCTGACCCCTGGGGTCCCTCAGTTCCACCCAGCACGTCCTCCTCGGGGGGGCCAGTAGACCCCTGGGCAAGGGACGGGCCTGTCCTTGTCTCTGACCCTGTCACCTCCGACATCTGGAGTGGCACCGCCAAACACACAAATGGCACAG GAGACCCAGAGCGACGAGGGTCCCCAGCCACAGGCTGCAACAGCACAGGCTCCCCGGTGCCCTTTGACCTGTCATCTCTTGGTTCTTCACTTCCTATACGTAAGACTCCTGAGTCCTTCCTCGGCCCCAACGCAGCGCTGGTGGATCTTGATTCCCTGTTGTCGTCTAAACCCAAACCCAAACAACCGCCGCCTCCTTCCATCTCTTCGTCGTCAGCGCACAACCCCTTCCTCCAGAACACAG GCTCATCTCCTGCCCCTGGCATGGCAGTGACTCCGGGCAGCACCATTTCCAGCAGGGGGGTTTCTCCAATACCGGCCTCCTCCAACCCTTTCGGCGTGGCTCCGTCCATGACCTCCATCTCGCCTCAGCCCTCGTCACTTGGCCTGAGCGGCCTGCGCTCCAGTCCCGTACCTCCCAATCCCATGCTGGGCATGGTGCATCCGGGAATGGGCCTGGGGCAAATGAGTGTGGGTATGGGTGCTCCGGGAATGGGCCTGGGCATGATGCAGGCCAGCCCCATGGGCATGCCCTACAGCGGGCTCTCGCCGATGGCCCCCCCGGGCTCATCTCTGTTAGCCGCAGCACCCCCTCAGCTGATTTTGGGTGGGCCCACTGGAACAGGAGGAGCGATGGGAGCAGGAGGCTCgctgggaggtggaggaacGACGGGAGCGAGCACCAACCCGTTTCTCCTCTGA
- the epn1a gene encoding epsin-1 isoform X5, producing MSTSSLRRQVKNMVHNYSEAEIKVREATSNDPWGPSSSLMSEIADLTYNVVAFSEIMSMVWKRLNDHGKNWRHVYKAMTLMEYLIKTGSERVAQQCRENIYAVQTLKDFQFIDRDGKDQGVNVREKAKQLVTLLKDEERLREERIHALKTKEKMAQTSSGEIASSAPSAPSLGGSLSAGSHSGGADPEQAWPQSTGEEDLQLQLALAMSKEEAEQEERLRRGDDLRLQMALEESRREKSKPEEGALMELSAADPWGAPAAATAGSSAGPSPPSTLPAPTTSGPWGPAPADPWGVASPTSPTSSDPWGGGAPPPAIAPPPDPWGETSNRVNNVDPWGSTAVTPPSADPWGPSVPPSTSSSGGPVDPWARDGPVLVSDPVTSDIWSGTAKHTNGTGDPERRGSPATGCNSTGSPVPFDLSSLGSSLPIRKTPESFLGPNAALVDLDSLLSSKPKPKQPPPPSISSSSAHNPFLQNTGSSPAPGMAVTPGSTISSRGVSPIPASSNPFGVAPSMTSISPQPSSLGLSGLRSSPVPPNPMLGMVHPGMGLGQMSVGMGAPGMGLGMMQASPMGMPYSGLSPMAPPGSSLLAAAPPQLILGGPTGTGGAMGAGGSLGGGGTTGASTNPFLL from the exons ATGTCGACCTCATCGCTACGGCGACAAGTAAAGAACATGGTCCACAACTACTCAGAGGCTGAAATCAAG GTCAGAGAGGCGACCTCCAACGACCCATGGGGCCCCAGCAGCTCTCTGATGTCAGAGATTGCTGATCTGACATACAATGTTGTGGCCTTCTCGGAAATCATGAGCATGGTGTGGAAACGCCTCAATGACCACGGCAAGAACTGGAGACACGTGTACAAG GCTATGACTCTCATGGAGTACCTGATCAAGACCGGTTCAGAACGTGTTGCCCAACAGTGCCGAGAGAATATATACGCAGTCCAGACCCTGAAGGATTTTCAATTCATAGACAGGGACGGCAAAGAccag GGGGTCAACGTGCGAGAGAAAGCCAAACAGCTGGTGACGCTGCTGAAAGATGAGGAGAGACTAAGAGAGGAGAGGATCCACGCCCTCAAAACCAAAGAGAAGATGGCACAGACCTCGAGCGGTGAGATTG cctcctctgctccctcaGCACCCAGCCTGGGGGGCAGCCTGTCAGCGGGCTCCCACTCTGGAGGGGCGGACCCTGAGCAGGCCTGGCCACAGAGCACCGGGGAGGAAGatctgcagctccagctggcCTTGGCCATGAGTAAAGAAGAGGCAGAGCAG GAAGAGCGACTACGTCGAGGTGACGACCTGAGACTGCAGATGGCCCTCGAGGAGAGTCGGAGGGAGAAATCTAAGCCTGAGGAG GGGGCTCTGATGGAGCTGAGTGCCGCGGACCCCTGGGGGGCCCCGGCCGCCGCCACAGCGGGGAGCTCAGCAGGCCCGTCGCCTCCCAGCACACTTCCCGCCCCGACCACCTCGGGTCCGTGGGGCCCCGCCCCTGCCGACCCGTGGGGGGTAGCGTCACCCACATCGCCTACAAGTTCTGACCCCTGGGGTGGGGGAGCTCCCCCACCCGCCATAGCCCCTCCTCCGGACCCCTGGGGAGAGACGTCCAACAGGGTTAACAATGTCGACCCCTGGGGGAGCACAG CTGTGACTCCCCCCAGTGCTGACCCCTGGGGTCCCTCAGTTCCACCCAGCACGTCCTCCTCGGGGGGGCCAGTAGACCCCTGGGCAAGGGACGGGCCTGTCCTTGTCTCTGACCCTGTCACCTCCGACATCTGGAGTGGCACCGCCAAACACACAAATGGCACAG GAGACCCAGAGCGACGAGGGTCCCCAGCCACAGGCTGCAACAGCACAGGCTCCCCGGTGCCCTTTGACCTGTCATCTCTTGGTTCTTCACTTCCTATACGTAAGACTCCTGAGTCCTTCCTCGGCCCCAACGCAGCGCTGGTGGATCTTGATTCCCTGTTGTCGTCTAAACCCAAACCCAAACAACCGCCGCCTCCTTCCATCTCTTCGTCGTCAGCGCACAACCCCTTCCTCCAGAACACAG GCTCATCTCCTGCCCCTGGCATGGCAGTGACTCCGGGCAGCACCATTTCCAGCAGGGGGGTTTCTCCAATACCGGCCTCCTCCAACCCTTTCGGCGTGGCTCCGTCCATGACCTCCATCTCGCCTCAGCCCTCGTCACTTGGCCTGAGCGGCCTGCGCTCCAGTCCCGTACCTCCCAATCCCATGCTGGGCATGGTGCATCCGGGAATGGGCCTGGGGCAAATGAGTGTGGGTATGGGTGCTCCGGGAATGGGCCTGGGCATGATGCAGGCCAGCCCCATGGGCATGCCCTACAGCGGGCTCTCGCCGATGGCCCCCCCGGGCTCATCTCTGTTAGCCGCAGCACCCCCTCAGCTGATTTTGGGTGGGCCCACTGGAACAGGAGGAGCGATGGGAGCAGGAGGCTCgctgggaggtggaggaacGACGGGAGCGAGCACCAACCCGTTTCTCCTCTGA
- the epn1a gene encoding epsin-1 isoform X1: MSTSSLRRQVKNMVHNYSEAEIKVREATSNDPWGPSSSLMSEIADLTYNVVAFSEIMSMVWKRLNDHGKNWRHVYKAMTLMEYLIKTGSERVAQQCRENIYAVQTLKDFQFIDRDGKDQGVNVREKAKQLVTLLKDEERLREERIHALKTKEKMAQTSSGEIASSAPSAPSLGGSLSAGSHSGGADPEQAWPQSTGEEDLQLQLALAMSKEEAEQLQLCSHHVMPDLPQTVKDPLEDAEFCYAITLSKEAQQKEERLRRGDDLRLQMALEESRREKSKPEEGALMELSAADPWGAPAAATAGSSAGPSPPSTLPAPTTSGPWGPAPADPWGVASPTSPTSSDPWGGGAPPPAIAPPPDPWGETSNRVNNVDPWGSTAVTPPSADPWGPSVPPSTSSSGGPVDPWARDGPVLVSDPVTSDIWSGTAKHTNGTGDPERRGSPATGCNSTGSPVPFDLSSLGSSLPIRKTPESFLGPNAALVDLDSLLSSKPKPKQPPPPSISSSSAHNPFLQNTGSSPAPGMAVTPGSTISSRGVSPIPASSNPFGVAPSMTSISPQPSSLGLSGLRSSPVPPNPMLGMVHPGMGLGQMSVGMGAPGMGLGMMQASPMGMPYSGLSPMAPPGSSLLAAAPPQLILGGPTGTGGAMGAGGSLGGGGTTGASTNPFLL, translated from the exons ATGTCGACCTCATCGCTACGGCGACAAGTAAAGAACATGGTCCACAACTACTCAGAGGCTGAAATCAAG GTCAGAGAGGCGACCTCCAACGACCCATGGGGCCCCAGCAGCTCTCTGATGTCAGAGATTGCTGATCTGACATACAATGTTGTGGCCTTCTCGGAAATCATGAGCATGGTGTGGAAACGCCTCAATGACCACGGCAAGAACTGGAGACACGTGTACAAG GCTATGACTCTCATGGAGTACCTGATCAAGACCGGTTCAGAACGTGTTGCCCAACAGTGCCGAGAGAATATATACGCAGTCCAGACCCTGAAGGATTTTCAATTCATAGACAGGGACGGCAAAGAccag GGGGTCAACGTGCGAGAGAAAGCCAAACAGCTGGTGACGCTGCTGAAAGATGAGGAGAGACTAAGAGAGGAGAGGATCCACGCCCTCAAAACCAAAGAGAAGATGGCACAGACCTCGAGCGGTGAGATTG cctcctctgctccctcaGCACCCAGCCTGGGGGGCAGCCTGTCAGCGGGCTCCCACTCTGGAGGGGCGGACCCTGAGCAGGCCTGGCCACAGAGCACCGGGGAGGAAGatctgcagctccagctggcCTTGGCCATGAGTAAAGAAGAGGCAGAGCAG CTCCAGCTTTGCTCTCACCATGTCATGCCTGACCTACCCCAGACTGTCAAGGACCCTCTGGAGGACGCAGAGTTCTGCTATGCAATCACACTCAGCAAAGAGGCACAACAAAAG GAAGAGCGACTACGTCGAGGTGACGACCTGAGACTGCAGATGGCCCTCGAGGAGAGTCGGAGGGAGAAATCTAAGCCTGAGGAG GGGGCTCTGATGGAGCTGAGTGCCGCGGACCCCTGGGGGGCCCCGGCCGCCGCCACAGCGGGGAGCTCAGCAGGCCCGTCGCCTCCCAGCACACTTCCCGCCCCGACCACCTCGGGTCCGTGGGGCCCCGCCCCTGCCGACCCGTGGGGGGTAGCGTCACCCACATCGCCTACAAGTTCTGACCCCTGGGGTGGGGGAGCTCCCCCACCCGCCATAGCCCCTCCTCCGGACCCCTGGGGAGAGACGTCCAACAGGGTTAACAATGTCGACCCCTGGGGGAGCACAG CTGTGACTCCCCCCAGTGCTGACCCCTGGGGTCCCTCAGTTCCACCCAGCACGTCCTCCTCGGGGGGGCCAGTAGACCCCTGGGCAAGGGACGGGCCTGTCCTTGTCTCTGACCCTGTCACCTCCGACATCTGGAGTGGCACCGCCAAACACACAAATGGCACAG GAGACCCAGAGCGACGAGGGTCCCCAGCCACAGGCTGCAACAGCACAGGCTCCCCGGTGCCCTTTGACCTGTCATCTCTTGGTTCTTCACTTCCTATACGTAAGACTCCTGAGTCCTTCCTCGGCCCCAACGCAGCGCTGGTGGATCTTGATTCCCTGTTGTCGTCTAAACCCAAACCCAAACAACCGCCGCCTCCTTCCATCTCTTCGTCGTCAGCGCACAACCCCTTCCTCCAGAACACAG GCTCATCTCCTGCCCCTGGCATGGCAGTGACTCCGGGCAGCACCATTTCCAGCAGGGGGGTTTCTCCAATACCGGCCTCCTCCAACCCTTTCGGCGTGGCTCCGTCCATGACCTCCATCTCGCCTCAGCCCTCGTCACTTGGCCTGAGCGGCCTGCGCTCCAGTCCCGTACCTCCCAATCCCATGCTGGGCATGGTGCATCCGGGAATGGGCCTGGGGCAAATGAGTGTGGGTATGGGTGCTCCGGGAATGGGCCTGGGCATGATGCAGGCCAGCCCCATGGGCATGCCCTACAGCGGGCTCTCGCCGATGGCCCCCCCGGGCTCATCTCTGTTAGCCGCAGCACCCCCTCAGCTGATTTTGGGTGGGCCCACTGGAACAGGAGGAGCGATGGGAGCAGGAGGCTCgctgggaggtggaggaacGACGGGAGCGAGCACCAACCCGTTTCTCCTCTGA